The proteins below come from a single Bombus pyrosoma isolate SC7728 linkage group LG10, ASM1482585v1, whole genome shotgun sequence genomic window:
- the LOC122571717 gene encoding uncharacterized protein LOC122571717, whose translation MRILQTNLGPSRRAQDLLYQTIRESTVALAVVAEPYRVLDAPDWARDTDKMVAVSWTSTPGAFAHGIRLERGNGYVPDGQRSRSSWMGLATASSGTFLGRCSSKETSTHTPRNGKAPETPRAAACETAGLGLLLVNRGSANTCVAWKGSSIVDITRASPDTLRRISGWRVAEEVEALSDHLYIFTKVKDILGPRTVTAGDGRDPPRKGRAHPPPRWNIKERDDDLLRAAAIVVAWTWFPGTAWRW comes from the coding sequence ATGCGCATCCTTCAGACCAACTTGGGACCGTCAAGACGAGCACAAGACCTGCTCTACCAAACCATTCGAGAGAGCACGGTCGCCCTAGCGGTAGTGGCTGAACCATACAGAGTTCTGGATGCTCCGGACTGGGCCAGAGATACAGACAAAATGGTAGCTGTCAGCTGGACATCAACGCCGGGGGCGTTCGCCCACGGAATCCGGCTGGAGCGCGGCAACGGATACGTCCCGGATGGGCAGCGTTCTAGGAGTTCCTGGATGGGGTTGGCGACTGCGTCAAGCGGCACCTTCTTAGGCAGATGCTCGTCAAAGGAGACTTCAACGCACACTCCACGGAATGGGAAAGCCCCAGAAACACCGCGCGCGGCCGCGTGCGAGACCGCGGGACTTGGACTCCTGTTGGTGAACAGGGGCTCGGCCAACACCTGCGTGGCGTGGAAGGGGAGCTCCATCGTTGACATCACACGGGCCTCCCCCGATACACTCAGGCGGATTTCAGGCTGGAGAGTGGCCGAGGAGGTCGAGGCACTCTCGGACCACCTCTACATATTCACGAAGGTGAAAGACATACTTGGACCTAGAACGGTGACCGCGGGTGATGGTCGCGACCCGCCGAGAAAAGGACGCGCACACCCACCACCAAGGTGGAATATCAAGGAAAGGGACGACGATCTGCTTCGAGCGGCCGCAATAGTGGTTGCCTGGACATGGTTTCCCGGGACGGCGTGGCGTTGGTGA